In Triticum aestivum cultivar Chinese Spring chromosome 5B, IWGSC CS RefSeq v2.1, whole genome shotgun sequence, the following proteins share a genomic window:
- the LOC123116656 gene encoding putative HVA22-like protein g: protein MALSLITRLLTLALGYAYPAYSCYKMLEVHPPQIEQLLFWCQYWILVATLTVFERFADWIVSWLPMYGEAKLLLVLYLWHPGTRGAGHVYDGLLRPLVARHEHDIDRGLLELRARARDVTASQLKAAAAVGQEWLVEAARCVSSQLQAARSDRPGAAH from the exons ATGGCGTTGTCACTCATCACCAGATTGCTAAC CCTGGCTCTAGGTTATGCGTACCCGGCGTACTCTTGCTACAAGATGCTGGAAGTGCACCCGCCGCAGATCGAGCAATTGCTTTTCTGGTGCCAGTACTG GATTCTCGTGGCGACGCTGACGGTCTTTGAGAGGTTCGCGGACTGGATTGTGTCGTGGCTGCCGATGTACGGCGAGGCAAAGCTGCTGCTCGTCCTCTACCTCTGGCACCCCGGCACGCGG GGTGCGGGGCATGTgtatgatggcctcctccgtccgcTGGTGGCGAGGCATGAGCACGACATCGACCGGGGCCTGCTGGAGTTGAGGGCCAGGGCGAGGGACGTGACGGCGTCGCAACTCAAGGCGGCGGCTGCCGTCGGGCAGGAGTGGCTCGTTGAGGCTGCCCGTTGTGTTTCGTCGCAGCTGCAGGCCGCGAGATCAGACCGGCCAGGCGCTGCTCATTGA